The Deltaproteobacteria bacterium genome segment GGGCCAGATCAACGGCCCGCAGGATGAACTCTACCATTCGGGCCCCGCCGGCCGGAGTTGGATGCCCGTATACTAGATCCGTCGGGGACAACTGCGACAGGGCCAAAACGTCGATGACTCCAGGCTGATATTGCCCCTCCCGGGGGTGGCCCACGGTCCGCCGGCGCAGACGAGGAGCGCACAGGGACAAGGCTCGTTCCAGGGCCAGGAGATCGCCGATCACCAGCGGTTGACAGATCTGGTAAATTTCCGCCTGCCTCAAGGTCTTGACGATGATCTCCGGCCCGATGCCGGTCACATCTCCCATGGTGATAGCTAGCCGCGGCCGCGATCTAGAGTTCATGACTTATCCCCCCACGACTGGACAACTTCGGCCCCCGGACACCGGTAAAGTTTGATGAGCATGTTTGACCTCTTGAGAAATATTAAGGTTTAATTATAGCTTAGATCTCTCCCTCCATAAAAAAAATTCTGGTCTAAACCATGTCGAGCCTGGTCATAACCTTAATAGCGTTGGGTTATCTTGGCAGAAAATGAAATTCACCTTGCCACCTGCAAAGGTAATTAATAATATAGCCGCGTGGGGGAACAAATCGACCAGAGCGCCCCAGCCGGGAGGGATGATGTCATGGAAACAGAAAAAAGGTTAGGGATTATCGGGGTGGGGAATATGGGGGAATCGCTGCTCAAGGGCTGGCTCAAGGCCGGTCTGACCGAGCCGGAGCTGATTAGGGTTTTTGATCTCTCCTCGGAGCGCCGGAAAATGGCCCGGCAGCAATACGGGGTGCAGATTGCCACCGACAACCTCGATCTGGTTCGCACGGCGGAGATCTTACTGCTGGCCGTCAAGCCCCAGGGGTTGGCCCAGGTATTGGCCGAAATCCGCCCCCAGGTTAAGAAGAGCCATCTGGTCATCTCCATCGCCGCCGGCATCCCCATCAGTTTTTTGGAAGAATTTCTCCCCACAGCCAGGATTATCCGGGTGATGCCCAACACCCCCACCATGGTGCAGGCCGGGATGGCGGCCCTGGCCCCGGGAAGCCGGGCCACCGCTGATGACTTGCAACTGGCACTGAAGCTTTTTCAAGCAGTAGGGGAGGCCGTGGTGGTGGAAGAAAAACACCTGGACGCGGTTACCGGCCTGAGCGGCAGCGGCCCGGCCTATGTTCTGGTGTTTTTGGAAGCCCTGGCGGATGGCGGGGTCAAAATGGGTCTGACTCGGGAGACCGCCCTGCTGCTGGCAGGCCAGACCTTGCTGGGCGCCGCCCAACTCGTGTTGCAATCCCAGAGGCATCCCGCCCAGTTAAAAGACTCGGTGACTTCGCCAGGCGGTACTACCATTGCCGGCTTGCACGTGCTGGAACAGGGGGCCTTTCGGGGGCTGGTGATGAGCGCGGTAGAGGCCGCCACCCGGCGGGCCCAGGAACTGGGTCAAACCGCTCTCAATCCTTAACAACCAATTGTTTTTAGCCCCAATCCATTTGTTCTTGTGATGAAATAATTGAAAATGGTTATATCAGTGTCTCCCTCCAGGGCAGGCATTATACCGTTAAGGTTTACCTCCTTGCCACCCGGAGCGATTCCGTTGCGAGAAAAAAACCTGCCATCCCGCGGGCGGGATGGCAGGTGCGCTAAAATTAAAGCTGAATTTTAGTCCTGGGTTAAGAGGCCTTGCCCCCAGGGTTAAGGCTTCCGATAGGACCAGACATTATTAGAAAAGTTCCAGACCTGCCAATCATATCCGCCCAGGACATAGATTTTGCCCAAATACTTCCCGGCCAGCGGGGTATAGAGCCCTTGCTGGCCATAGAACTCCGTGGTCCATTTGCCGGCTGCTATATACTCCCCGTCGTTGCGGCCGTAATAGCCATCACCGGCCCCGTGTAAGCAGCAGACCT includes the following:
- the proC gene encoding pyrroline-5-carboxylate reductase, which encodes METEKRLGIIGVGNMGESLLKGWLKAGLTEPELIRVFDLSSERRKMARQQYGVQIATDNLDLVRTAEILLLAVKPQGLAQVLAEIRPQVKKSHLVISIAAGIPISFLEEFLPTARIIRVMPNTPTMVQAGMAALAPGSRATADDLQLALKLFQAVGEAVVVEEKHLDAVTGLSGSGPAYVLVFLEALADGGVKMGLTRETALLLAGQTLLGAAQLVLQSQRHPAQLKDSVTSPGGTTIAGLHVLEQGAFRGLVMSAVEAATRRAQELGQTALNP